The proteins below come from a single Streptomyces sp. B3I8 genomic window:
- a CDS encoding type II toxin-antitoxin system RelE/ParE family toxin: MLYRIEYTERAATQRDALPEERRKPLERGLLKLAEDPFTPVSQAVSGEDIRVVSVAPGLTVDYMVHRAFLILVSVAFLGRSLVNDA, translated from the coding sequence GTGTTGTATCGAATCGAGTACACGGAGCGGGCCGCGACTCAGCGGGACGCCCTCCCCGAGGAGCGGCGCAAACCCCTTGAGCGAGGACTGCTCAAGCTGGCGGAGGACCCGTTCACACCGGTGTCGCAGGCCGTGAGCGGCGAGGACATCCGGGTCGTGTCCGTCGCCCCGGGACTGACCGTCGACTACATGGTGCACCGGGCCTTTCTCATCCTGGTGTCCGTGGCGTTCCTCGGACGGTCCCTGGTGAACGACGCCTGA
- a CDS encoding GNAT family N-acetyltransferase, translated as MYATSLGDDGAELRPLEPWHAEEFLAHLDRGREFIGQHIPFGTRETDVDSARGLLTMYAHRRADDGGSLHGIWYQGRLVGGVLFRTFDAAQGTAEAGCWLEPAAVGRGLVTRAVRVLLGWAFDERGIHRVEWRASSANTPSINVARRLGMRQDGVLRGNNLYRGVRQDLEVWSMLAPEWRAARTAADADDSGSPR; from the coding sequence ATGTACGCGACATCCCTGGGTGACGACGGGGCCGAACTGCGCCCCCTGGAGCCGTGGCACGCCGAGGAGTTCCTCGCGCACCTGGACCGGGGGCGCGAGTTCATAGGACAGCACATCCCCTTCGGCACCCGGGAGACGGACGTCGACTCCGCGCGCGGCCTTCTCACCATGTACGCCCACCGGCGCGCCGACGACGGCGGCAGCCTGCACGGCATCTGGTACCAGGGGCGGCTCGTGGGAGGTGTGCTGTTCCGCACGTTCGACGCGGCGCAGGGCACCGCCGAGGCCGGCTGCTGGTTGGAACCGGCGGCGGTCGGCCGGGGGCTGGTCACCCGGGCCGTGCGCGTGCTCCTCGGCTGGGCGTTTGACGAGCGAGGCATCCACCGTGTGGAGTGGCGGGCGTCGTCCGCCAACACACCCAGCATCAACGTGGCGCGACGGCTGGGCATGCGCCAGGACGGCGTACTGCGCGGGAACAACCTGTACCGGGGCGTGCGGCAGGACCTCGAAGTGTGGTCCATGCTCGCCCCCGAGTGGCGAGCGGCACGCACGGCTGCCGACGCCGATGACAGTGGGAGCCCTCGTTAA